The nucleotide window CAGCCTCGGCACGATTTCGTTCCAGGCTGTCGGCGCCGGCAATTCGACGGTGAGCTTCTTCGACACGCTGCTGCTCGACAGCGGCCAGCTCGACATCGACACCACGCTGGGCACCGCCACGGTACAGGTGCTGGCCGTGCCGGAACCGTCCACCTACCTGATGCTGGGCGTTGGCCTGATCGGCGTGGCCGCGCTGCGCCGCCGTCAGCTGGCGCGCGGCTGACCGGCGCCTGATGCCGGGCTGCGCGCGCAGCCCGGCATTTCCATCGCACCGGCGCGAAGCCGTGTGGTGCGCATGCATCGACGGTCCCGCCAAAAGGGACTATGCTGGTCACCTGCCATCACGGAAAGAACAGCATGGATGCCATTTCCGCCTTGCTTGCATTCCTCGACCATGGCGTACTCGACTGGAGTGCATGGGCGATCGTGGCCGCGACACTGGCGCTGACACACGTCACCATCGCCGCCGTCACCATCTACCTGCACCGCTGCCAGGCGCACCGGGCGCTGACGCTGCATCCGGCGGCCAGCCATGTCTTCCGCTTCTGGCTATGGCTCACCACGGGCATGGTCACGCGCGAATGGGTGGCCGTGCACCGCAAGCACCATGCCCGCTGCGAGGTCGACGGCGACCCGCACAGTCCCGCCGTATTCGGCATTCGCCGCGTGCTCACGCAAGGCTCGGAACTGTACCGGACCGAGGCGGCCAACCTCGTCACGGTGGAACAATACGGCGCCGGCACCCCGGACGACTGGGTCGAACGCCACGTGTATTCCCGCTTCGTGTGGCAAGGGGTCGGACTCATGCTGGTACTCGACGTGGTGCTGTTCGGCGCCATCGGCCTCACCGTGTGGGCGGTGCAGATGTTGTGGATTCCCGTCACGGCGGCCGGCATCATCAACGGCCTGGGCCACTGGTGGGGCTACCGCAACTATGACGGTCCCCATGCCGCCACCAATATCGGGCCGCTGGGGCTGCTGATCGGCGGCGAGGAACTGCACAACAACCACCACACCTACCCGACATCGGCCCGCCTGTCGTCGCGCTGGTTCGAGTTCGACGTCGGCTGGCTGTATATCCGCCTGCTGCAGGCCTGCCGGCTCGCCCGCGTGGCGCGCGTGGCACCGCGGCCGCGCCGCGCGGCGCCCAAGCCGGAAGCGGACCTGCACACGCTGCACGCGATCATCGCCAACCGGCACGAAGTGATGGCCCGCTATGCGCGCATGCTGCGGCGCGCGTTCCGGCAAGATGCAAGACAAGCGCACGAGGTGAAGTTCGACAAGCGCTTCCTGGCCCAGGTCGACCGGCTGCTGCGCCGCGATCCCGGCTTCGTGACAGGCGAACAGGCGGCCTCGCTGGCATTGTTCCTGCGCCACCGCGGCGCCCTGCTGACGATGCAGCAACTGCGTGCCGAACTGGCCGAACTCTGGCAGCGCCAGCATGCCGCGCCGGAGGAATTGCTGGCGCACCTGCGCCAGTGGTGCGAACGCGCCGAGCTGTCCGGCATCGGCGCGCTGCGGGAGTTCGCGGCACGCCTGCGCAGCTACGCCTGACGCGGCCGCCGACGCCGGGCGGCGGCGTATCTTCCGGCGCGGCCGGGCCGCCGGTTACAATCGGCGGCCCTCCCTTCTTTCCGCACCGATGCCGCACACCCTCGCCGCCCCCTGCTCCGCCGAACTGCTGATCAAGAAAAGCCGCTTCATCGCCTGCGTGCAGCCGATGGCCGACCGCGCCGCCGCGCAGGCCGTCGTGGCGCGCCTGAAAGCCGAGCATCCCGGCGCTGCCCACGTCTGCTGGGCATTGCTGGCCGGCGGACAGTCAGCCGCGGTCGACGACGGCGAACCCAGCGGCACGGCGGGCCGGCCGATGCTCGACGTGCTGCGCCACCAGGACCTGGAAGGCGTGCTGGCCACCGTGGTGCGCTATTTCGGCGGAGTCAAACTGGGTGCGGGCGGCCTCGTGCGTGCCTACACGGATGGCGTGGCGCAGGCACTGCTGCAGGCCGAGCGTGTCGCCATCGTCAAGTCGCGCGAGCTGCGCTGCGCCGTGCCGTATGCGCTGGAAGGCATGCTGCGGCGCGAGCTGGACGCCGCCGGTGCCACGTTGCTGGACGCGGCGCATGGCGACGCCGTGGTCTTCCATTTCAGCCTGCCGGAAAATGCCGCCGAGGCACTCGTGGCGCGCCTGAACGAGGCGGGCCACGGGCGGCTCAGCTGGCTGGACGACCCAGCGCCGTAGCGGGTGCGCCGAGCCAGGTGAGGCGATGCCACAGCGCCTCCAGCGGGCCCTGCTTGTGGCGTTTCAGCCACCATGCCGAGAACAGGCCCTGCAGTACCGCCAGCACGGCACCGATCAGCAGGCAGGCGGTGGCGCCCGTGATCTTGTACAGGCCGAAACCGAAACCGTAATACAGCGCCGTGCCCACCATCGACTGGCTCACGTAACTGGTCAGGCTCATCCGGCCGAGCGGCGCGAACGCATTCAGCGCCCGCACCAG belongs to Pseudoduganella albidiflava and includes:
- a CDS encoding IMPACT family protein, translated to MPHTLAAPCSAELLIKKSRFIACVQPMADRAAAQAVVARLKAEHPGAAHVCWALLAGGQSAAVDDGEPSGTAGRPMLDVLRHQDLEGVLATVVRYFGGVKLGAGGLVRAYTDGVAQALLQAERVAIVKSRELRCAVPYALEGMLRRELDAAGATLLDAAHGDAVVFHFSLPENAAEALVARLNEAGHGRLSWLDDPAP
- a CDS encoding DesA family fatty acid desaturase; translated protein: MDAISALLAFLDHGVLDWSAWAIVAATLALTHVTIAAVTIYLHRCQAHRALTLHPAASHVFRFWLWLTTGMVTREWVAVHRKHHARCEVDGDPHSPAVFGIRRVLTQGSELYRTEAANLVTVEQYGAGTPDDWVERHVYSRFVWQGVGLMLVLDVVLFGAIGLTVWAVQMLWIPVTAAGIINGLGHWWGYRNYDGPHAATNIGPLGLLIGGEELHNNHHTYPTSARLSSRWFEFDVGWLYIRLLQACRLARVARVAPRPRRAAPKPEADLHTLHAIIANRHEVMARYARMLRRAFRQDARQAHEVKFDKRFLAQVDRLLRRDPGFVTGEQAASLALFLRHRGALLTMQQLRAELAELWQRQHAAPEELLAHLRQWCERAELSGIGALREFAARLRSYA